The genomic DNA TGCCACCGGCTTCTTTAACGAGAATATAGCCTGCTGCCATATCCCAAGGGAAAAGCGAGCTCTCCCAAAAACCGTCGAATCTCCCTGCTGCAACATAGGCTAAATCTAATGCCGCCGAACCGAGCCTTCTAATCGGAATACCGCTCTGAACAATGCCCACAAATGTATCAACACAATTATGCGGATTTTCATTGACATTGTACGGAAAACCCGTTACCAAGAGTGATGTGTTCATATCGTCGGAGTCGGAAATTTGGATTTGCTTGCCGTTCAAATATGCTCCACCATCATGCACTGCAACAAATAATTC from Candidatus Kapaibacterium sp. includes the following:
- a CDS encoding inositol monophosphatase, encoding ELFVAVHDGGAYLNGKQIQISDSDDMNTSLLVTGFPYNVNENPHNCVDTFVGIVQSGIPIRRLGSAALDLAYVAAGRFDGFWESSLFPWDMAAGYILVKEAGGKITQYDGEEFWLDSPTILATNGLIHEQILKNINYSKK